The genomic DNA AGTAAGACCGAGCTCATCAAAAAGATGGCCCAGACCGACTTTGAAGGCCAGCTCTACAAACGCCTCTTTGAGCTGATCGAGGCCAATTACCACGAGATCAAAGAAGCTAAGCCAGCAGTCACCAAGAACTCCATGGGCTACAACCTCTGGGATGTCTGGGACCGCGAGACCGGCATCTTCGACCTCTGCAAGCTGATCGTCGGCGCCCAGGGCACGCTCGGCATCGTCACCGATATCAAGTTCCGCCTGGTGCCGCGCCGCGCCCACTCCGGCCTGCTGGTCTGCTTCATGAAGAACACCGACAAGCTGGGCGAGGTCATCAACACCGTCCTGACGCACAAGCCGGCTACCTTTGAGTGTTTCGACGACAATACGCTCTGGCTGAGCTTCAAGTTCTTCCCGTTCTTCCAGCGCACGTTGGGTTGGGTCGGGCTGGCTAAGCTGGGCCTGAGCCTGCTGCCCAATGCCCTGATGCTGATGCGCGGCATTCCCAAGCTGATCCTGATGATCGAGTTCAACGGCGACACTAAAGAGGATGTGGCCAAGAAGATCCACGCCATGAAGCAGACCCTGAGGCCCTACGGCATGGCCATGGAAGAGGACGAGACCGAGGAAAAAAGCAAGAAGTTCTGGATTATGCGCCGCGAAAGCTTCAACCTGCTGCGCAAGAAGGTCAAGGACAAGCACACCGCGCCGTTCATCGACGACTTCATCGTCGCGCCAAAGTACCTGCCGGAATTCCTGCCCAAGCTGCGTGTCATCATCAAGAAGTACAAGCTGCTGGCCACCATCGCCGGCCACATGGGTGATGGCAACTTCCACGTCATCCCGCTGATGAAGATCGAGGAGCCAAGCGAACGCGCCAAGCTCGAACCCGCCATGCGCGAAGTCAACGAACTGGTCCTCAAATACAAAGGTTCACTCTCCGGCGAGCACAACGACGGCCTGATCCGCGGCCCGTGGCTGGAGCAGATGTACGGCGCTGCCGTCACCGGGCTGTTCCGTGAGGTGAAGCATATCTTTGACCAGCAGAATATCTTCAATCCGCACAAGAAGACGGATGCGAGTTGGGAGTATAGTATGGCGCATATTCGGGAGAAGTTTTAGGTTTCACACTGTCGTCTCAATACACTATGAAAAACACAAAAATTGCCACATTGCTCCTCATAGCTCTGGCACTCCTACTCGTAGGCGGAGCGCTTATATACGTGTTTTTATTTTCTCCAGATACAAAGGGGCAAAAAAGCGCGTCGACACAAAGCGCTTCGAACACACCGTCGAGCCCCAAGAGTACCACTGGCAGCCCCGCCCAAGATAGCACGACCACCGCACCGTCTCCGCAACCAATACAGTTCAATCCGACCCTAAAGGTTGATGACTTGCAGGCCATCGCCAGCGAAGAAGCCCCAAGCGGTCTGCGGAAGCAGGCCCACAGCAGCGGCACCATAAGTCTCGCGTATCCTATCGGCTGGAAAGCCGATCAGGAGACCGGCGGGATTTCTGATGATGTCAATGTGATAACGCTTACCGTTGAAAGCGGCAAGGGAAATCCAGCGTGCATTTTGGTTGACAACCCGGACGAGCCTTACTCATCCCGAATCGCTGATTTTGAGGCTTCGGACCAAGTTGTCGAGAAGGACGAGTTCACTTTCAATGGCAAGGCGGCCATGCGGTTTAAGCGCATCCAAAAGACAGCGACGGGTGCCAACATCAATACGTATATCGACTACTTCTTCGACGGCGACGGCCGCCAATCCTACCAGTTCACCTGCCTGCTCGTGCCCGAGATTGATGAAGCAACCGTCGATACGCTTGTGCACTATCTGCAGCTCAAATAAATTGATGAGCCATTTACTACATCAGGCACTAAAAGTAAACTCTTCCGCTTCACTCGAAATTCCCGTAAGCTAAGTGCAGAAGATTTATTCAGTAAACACACAGCCGCAAGCTCCACTCTTAACTTGGCGTCCACCATCTGTCGGACAAGTCTTCGTCCCCATCGCATTAAATGAGGATGATTTTCATGTCGTACGAGTAGTTAACTATTATCATTGCACCACCGCAGTCAAAAACTAAAGAAGGGGTCAACAATGAGTAAGGGTCTCAAGAGGGGACTATTCGCATTGATGCTGCTGGCATCAATCTCGTTACAAACATTACTAAGCGGGGAGGTGGCCGGCGCCGCCGCTGTCCATACCGACATGGGCAGCTACCGTCCGGAGTACATCTACGCGCATAAGGACGGCAGCTACAATGCCTCCATCTGTAGCGGCTCGTCGTCACCATGGACGTACAGCAAGACATACTCCGGCGCGCACGCCCATATCGACAGCGCCCAGCGCGACAACAACGCCGATTGGTGGGCACCGTCCTGCGACAACGTCGGCATGGGTGTGGGCCTGGACGACACGGTCTATGTATACGAAGTCAAAGAAGCCTATGGCAACTACCAGCGCCGCCTGGCGGCCTACCGCGGCAACACGCAGCTTTGGAGCCAGCCGTTCCAGGCGGAAGCCTGTCCGTCCGCCAGTACGGCCGAGGGCAAGCTGGCTGAGCTGTCATTCCCGACCATCGGTTATGATGGCATCGTCTATGTCTATGCCTACGCGCAGTCTGGCTGCTCATCGCCAGACAACCGGCTGTACGCCGTCAGCGCACTGAACGGCCAGGCCATATCCAGTCTCGCGCTGCAGACCGGCAATCCGGCCAACGTCGGCCAGCCGCGGCAGTATGAGCACATCTTCCCTGGCGAAAACCAGGTTACTTTCCTGGATGGCACCACGGTGCGCACCGCCTCCATCGACAAGCAGAGCACAGCCGCCATCACCGATGACGAGCTTGTCGAGCAGGTCAGCAAGGCCGTCAACCTGGCGCACAGCACCAGCCAGTTCGTCATCCACGCCAGCGGTAATGCTGCAGGGTACGTGTACGCCATCCTGACGCCAGGGCCGCAGTCTGACACCTACAACCCCAACGCCAACTGCACCGGCTCGGTCGAACTGGCCAAGGCGACGCCAGACACTTCCACGACCACCAAGTCGACCGTGCCGGTCAACACCTGCGGTTTCGTGCCGGACGCTGTCACCATCGCACCGGATAACGGCGTGATCGTACTGGGCGCACAGCCCGGCGCCTGGGGTGCCTACGACGACATGCTGGTCAAATACTCCACCAGCGGTACTGTCGTCTACAACAAGGACCTCAACAACCTGAGTGGCGCCGGCTTTGCCACTGTCCGCCAGACCAGCCAGCCCGTGGTCGATAACAACGGCGTGGCCGTGGTCGTCTCCACCGCCGACGTGACGCAGTACAGCAACTCCGACCGCTACGTGGTGGTCCGCAAGATCGACACCAGCGGCAACAGCTCTATCGTCTATGCCTCTTCGGACGACTTCACCATGGATCCAAACGGCCAGGACAAGTTCGGCGCCAGCACCAAGTTG from Candidatus Saccharibacteria bacterium includes the following:
- a CDS encoding FAD-binding oxidoreductase, producing the protein MDIQTQLGSIFRGEIDTSDETREAFSHDASLFEIKPRVVVAPKDSGDVEALVSFVASNKYKDPTLSITPRSGGTDMSGGAIGESIVMDMNRHFNQIHGITTTSGHVQPGVFYRDFDAETLKLNVLMPTYPASRELCTVGGMVNNNSGGEKSLEYGKTEDFIEELKVVFADGKEYTVRPLSKTELIKKMAQTDFEGQLYKRLFELIEANYHEIKEAKPAVTKNSMGYNLWDVWDRETGIFDLCKLIVGAQGTLGIVTDIKFRLVPRRAHSGLLVCFMKNTDKLGEVINTVLTHKPATFECFDDNTLWLSFKFFPFFQRTLGWVGLAKLGLSLLPNALMLMRGIPKLILMIEFNGDTKEDVAKKIHAMKQTLRPYGMAMEEDETEEKSKKFWIMRRESFNLLRKKVKDKHTAPFIDDFIVAPKYLPEFLPKLRVIIKKYKLLATIAGHMGDGNFHVIPLMKIEEPSERAKLEPAMREVNELVLKYKGSLSGEHNDGLIRGPWLEQMYGAAVTGLFREVKHIFDQQNIFNPHKKTDASWEYSMAHIREKF